In a genomic window of Canis lupus dingo isolate Sandy chromosome 35, ASM325472v2, whole genome shotgun sequence:
- the NOL7 gene encoding nucleolar protein 7 — protein MVQLRPRASRTPASAMVDEGQPASEEEEEGAEHGLLLGQPSSGAAAEPLEEDDDEDGDDELDDEAPEELTFASAQAEAREEERRVRESVRRDKTLLKEKRKRREELFIEQKKRKLLPEDVLEKLTAAGQTDIKKASGKLKEANLKKKSDEDYEKGGDSKNTKEKVQKIQSVGQNKSYLAVRLKDQDLRDSRQQAAKAFIQKSLYGPGTNRTTVNKFLSLENKRLPVKKAAVQFLNNAWGTQRKQNAKRFKRRWMVRKMKTPK, from the exons ATGGTGCAGCTCCGACCGCGCGCGTCCCGCACTCCGGCGTCGGCGATGGTGGACGAGGGCCAGCCCGCctccgaggaggaggaggagggcgcgGAGCACGGCCTGCTGCTCGGGCAGCCCAGCAGCGGCGCGGCGGCGGAGCCGCTGGAGGAGGACGACGATGAGGACGGGGACGACGAGCTCGACGACGAGGCCCCGGAGGAGCTGACTTTCGCCAGCGCCCAGGCGGAAGCTCGAGAGGAGGAGCGGCGGGTCCGGGAGTCGGTGCGCAG GGATAAGACGCTgctgaaggagaagaggaagcgACGCGAGGAGCTGTTCATCGAACAGAAG aaaagaaaactacttcCAGAGGACGTTCTAGAGAAGTTAACTGCCGCCGGACAGACTGA caTAAAGAAAGCATCAGGAAAGTTGAAAGAAG ctaatttgaagaagaaaagtgaTGAAGACTATGAAAAAGGAGGAGATTCCAAGAACActaaagaaaaagtacaaaaaatacaGTCTGTTGG CCAGAATAAAAGCTACTTGGCTGTAAGGCTGAAAGATCAAGATCTGAGAGATTCAAGGCAACAAGCAGCAAAGGCCTTTATACAAAAATCTTTGTATGGTCCGGGAACCAACAGAACTACTG tAAATAAATTCCTGTCTCTTGAAAATAAGAGGTTACCAGTGAAAAAGGCTGCGGTCCAGTTTCTTAATAATGCTTGGG ggacccagagaaaacaaaatgccaaGAGGTTTAAAAGACGGTGGATGGTCAGAAAGATGAAAACTCCTAAGTAG